Proteins from a single region of Azospira inquinata:
- a CDS encoding ferredoxin reductase family protein, whose amino-acid sequence MKTLTRSFWAALTVLFLAWWITDQPDFSQLGDFFAWRKLLMQASGVVLMGVMSLAMILAVRPLFLERRLGGLDKLYRLHKWLGISALVLSLGHWLLAQGPKWLVGLGWLTRPARHGRPPLPDGSWQQVLQHLHGPAEQVGEWAFYAAALLMILALVKYFPYRRFFQTHRLFPLVYLALVFHSVVLLKADYWSGPVGLIMALLLTLGTVAAFLTLFGRRAGRRPVTGKILAREVHPESGVLSLEIQVPQGWPGHQAGQFAYLTFHHEEGAHPFTISSAWHGDGRLRFMIKALGDYTRRLPQELAVGDPVRVEGPYGQFTFGGKPRQIWIGAGIGITPFLARLDALGSAPKPSEIDLFHATATYDASAVERLTRAAAQAGVKLHLLWEQRDGRLDVERLCQVVPDWQQAEVWFCGPQAFGRAMETGLRGRGLAAGCFHQELFAMR is encoded by the coding sequence ATGAAAACCCTGACCCGCAGCTTTTGGGCTGCCCTGACCGTACTCTTCCTGGCCTGGTGGATCACCGACCAGCCCGACTTCTCCCAACTGGGGGACTTTTTCGCCTGGCGCAAACTCCTCATGCAGGCCAGCGGCGTGGTACTCATGGGGGTCATGAGCCTGGCCATGATTCTGGCCGTCCGCCCCCTTTTCCTGGAACGACGCCTGGGCGGTCTGGACAAGCTCTATCGCCTGCATAAATGGCTGGGCATCAGCGCCCTGGTGCTCTCTCTGGGGCACTGGCTTCTGGCCCAGGGCCCCAAATGGCTGGTAGGTCTGGGCTGGCTCACCCGGCCCGCCCGCCATGGCCGCCCCCCTCTACCCGACGGCTCCTGGCAGCAGGTGCTGCAACACCTCCACGGCCCGGCGGAACAGGTGGGGGAATGGGCCTTTTACGCCGCCGCCCTGCTCATGATCCTGGCCCTGGTGAAATACTTCCCCTACCGGCGCTTTTTCCAGACCCACCGGCTTTTCCCCCTGGTGTACCTGGCCCTGGTCTTCCACAGCGTGGTACTGCTCAAGGCTGACTACTGGAGCGGCCCGGTGGGCCTGATCATGGCCCTGTTGCTAACCCTGGGCACGGTAGCCGCCTTCCTCACCCTGTTCGGCCGCCGGGCCGGACGGCGCCCCGTCACGGGCAAAATCCTGGCCCGGGAAGTACATCCGGAAAGTGGCGTCCTGAGTCTGGAAATCCAGGTTCCCCAGGGCTGGCCGGGCCATCAGGCGGGTCAGTTCGCCTATCTCACCTTTCACCATGAAGAAGGGGCCCATCCCTTCACCATTAGCTCCGCCTGGCACGGGGATGGGCGCTTACGCTTCATGATCAAGGCTCTGGGGGACTACACCCGGCGCCTGCCCCAGGAACTGGCCGTGGGCGACCCGGTGCGGGTGGAAGGCCCCTACGGTCAATTCACCTTCGGCGGCAAACCGCGCCAGATCTGGATCGGCGCCGGTATCGGCATCACCCCCTTCCTGGCCCGGCTGGACGCCCTCGGCTCCGCCCCAAAGCCTTCGGAAATCGACCTCTTCCACGCCACCGCCACCTATGACGCCAGCGCCGTGGAGCGGCTCACCCGGGCAGCAGCCCAGGCCGGAGTCAAGCTCCATCTGCTTTGGGAGCAACGGGATGGGCGTCTGGATGTGGAACGGCTCTGTCAGGTGGTGCCGGACTGGCAGCAGGCGGAAGTGTGGTTCTGCGGGCCCCAGGCTTTTGGCCGGGCCATGGAAACGGGTCTGAGGGGCCGGGGTCTGGCCGCCGGATGCTTCCACCAGGAATTGTTTGCCATGCGCTAA
- a CDS encoding MarR family winged helix-turn-helix transcriptional regulator has product MENQPSLAHHTWDSSLDPLAVPLFLTLQWAQGQSLARMGPLLAKHGLSQAELDVLATLRNGGQEKDGSRGEGRFELTPSRIQARMLITSGGLTKVLAQLERRELVSRSRQEGDLRVKPVSLTPAGRALVEAAMADLVAATGAWMRHALSSEEMVRLQTLLARLAGMGPARETGDDSRE; this is encoded by the coding sequence ATGGAAAACCAACCAAGCCTCGCTCACCATACCTGGGACTCTTCCCTGGACCCCCTGGCGGTGCCCCTGTTCCTTACCCTGCAATGGGCCCAGGGTCAGTCCCTGGCCCGCATGGGGCCCCTGTTGGCGAAACACGGCCTGAGTCAGGCGGAATTGGATGTGCTGGCCACCCTACGTAACGGGGGGCAGGAGAAGGACGGGAGCAGGGGGGAAGGGCGCTTTGAACTGACCCCCTCCCGGATTCAGGCCCGCATGCTCATTACCTCCGGTGGCCTGACCAAGGTGCTGGCCCAGCTGGAGCGGCGGGAGCTGGTTTCCCGCTCCCGTCAGGAGGGGGATCTGCGGGTAAAGCCCGTGTCTCTTACCCCCGCGGGACGGGCGCTAGTGGAAGCCGCCATGGCGGATCTGGTGGCGGCGACCGGAGCCTGGATGCGCCACGCCCTGAGTTCGGAAGAGATGGTCCGGCTGCAAACCCTGCTGGCCCGGCTGGCGGGAATGGGGCCCGCCCGGGAAACGGGGGACGACTCCCGGGAATAG
- a CDS encoding D-hexose-6-phosphate mutarotase gives MTELPDYTDFNGLEAVHLQSPDGAKAVITRQGAQLVSWIPAGGKEQLYLSPDSFFEPEMAIRGGVPIIFPQFADTGPFHRHGFARLLPWRLSELREDGKSVLAVFTLEADEVSYGYWAHPFKAEFTVALEGQRLDMELEVENPDQEEGEPFSFTAALHTYLKVKEVEESTLTGLHGATYLDRCDLQEYRDTGTELQVEEEVDRLYPGITKPLMLQDGDRTLGIYAEGFPDLVVWNPWEEKCGAMDDMPPSGFRYMLCVEAAAVAQPIELAPGETWWGRQSLVVV, from the coding sequence ATGACCGAATTACCCGATTACACCGATTTCAATGGCCTGGAGGCCGTCCATCTCCAATCCCCGGACGGGGCCAAGGCCGTCATTACTCGCCAGGGCGCCCAGCTGGTGTCCTGGATTCCCGCCGGGGGCAAGGAACAGCTCTATCTCAGCCCAGATTCCTTTTTTGAGCCGGAAATGGCCATCCGGGGCGGCGTGCCCATTATCTTTCCCCAGTTCGCCGACACCGGCCCCTTCCACCGTCACGGCTTCGCCCGGCTCCTGCCCTGGCGCCTCAGCGAACTCCGGGAAGACGGTAAGTCCGTGCTGGCGGTCTTTACCCTGGAGGCGGACGAGGTGAGCTACGGCTACTGGGCCCATCCCTTCAAGGCCGAATTCACCGTAGCCCTGGAAGGCCAGCGCCTGGACATGGAACTGGAAGTGGAAAACCCGGACCAGGAAGAGGGAGAACCCTTCAGCTTCACCGCCGCCCTGCACACCTACCTCAAGGTCAAAGAGGTGGAAGAAAGCACCCTCACCGGGCTTCACGGCGCCACCTACCTGGACCGGTGCGACCTCCAGGAATACCGGGATACGGGCACGGAGCTTCAGGTGGAAGAAGAGGTGGACCGGCTCTATCCGGGCATAACCAAGCCCCTGATGCTGCAAGACGGGGACCGGACCCTGGGCATTTACGCGGAAGGCTTCCCCGATCTGGTGGTGTGGAATCCCTGGGAAGAAAAGTGCGGGGCCATGGACGACATGCCTCCCAGCGGCTTTCGCTACATGCTTTGCGTGGAAGCCGCCGCCGTAGCCCAGCCCATCGAACTGGCCCCGGGGGAAACCTGGTGGGGCCGGCAGAGCCTGGTGGTGGTCTGA